Proteins encoded in a region of the Armatimonadota bacterium genome:
- a CDS encoding transcription antitermination protein NusB produces the protein MREAKRPNASPAAARDAAFRAVYAMRVGNAPIEDALSEETLGETFAPELRAYVGRLVSAAQVGGDSEGRLVPHLAGQWEIDRLALTDRILLAMASHELWSEPQIPPKVTISEYVKLADLYGTADSRRFLNGVLGSLVLASPKAQWTPPAEMDPVPVADRTETEAGTPEVPEPEEENREGSEERSTSRWILKSDG, from the coding sequence ATGCGTGAGGCCAAGCGCCCGAACGCGTCGCCTGCGGCCGCTCGCGACGCCGCCTTTCGAGCGGTCTACGCCATGAGGGTCGGAAACGCGCCGATCGAGGACGCCCTCTCCGAAGAAACGCTCGGCGAGACGTTCGCACCGGAACTACGGGCCTACGTCGGCCGGCTCGTCTCAGCCGCCCAAGTCGGGGGCGACTCCGAGGGCCGTCTGGTCCCTCACCTCGCCGGACAGTGGGAGATCGACCGCCTAGCCTTGACCGACCGGATCCTTCTCGCGATGGCGAGCCACGAGCTTTGGAGCGAACCCCAGATCCCTCCGAAAGTCACGATCAGTGAATATGTCAAGTTAGCAGACTTATACGGAACGGCTGACAGCCGACGATTCTTGAACGGCGTTCTCGGATCGTTGGTGCTCGCCAGCCCGAAAGCACAGTGGACGCCTCCCGCCGAGATGGACCCCGTGCCTGTAGCGGATCGAACGGAGACCGAAGCGGGGACTCCCGAGGTGCCCGAGCCTGAAGAGGAGAATCGGGAAGGGTCGGAAGAGCGGAGCACATCCCGCTGGATCCTGAAGTCCGACGGCTAG
- a CDS encoding replication-associated recombination protein A: protein MRPRDLDEFVGQSHILGPGSALRQAVLDGRLGSVVLWAPPGCGKTTLAHIIGHHAGAFVEVRSAVTAGVADVRKIAEAAKDRLRMHGTPTLLLLDEIHHFNKSQQDSLLGYLEDGTLLLVGATTENPFFALNPALLSRARVLPLRPLEPQDVSALVERALTEKERGLGNLGITLHADALDFLVRMANGDGRLALNALEAASLLTAVEGPEARDVTVPVLEQVLQRQAVRYDRQGDYHYDTISAFIKSVRGSDSDAALHYLARMIQAGEDPRFIMRRLLVLASEDVGNAEPQGLVVAAAGLQAVSMLGMPESRITLAQVTTFLCEAPKSNRSYLAIDKALKDVEEKPLPPVPMHLRNAPTKGMEKLGHGQGYLYPHDFPDAWVKQAYLPEGDLDTPYYEPSDRGYEARMDERRRRRGG from the coding sequence ATGCGCCCGCGAGACTTGGACGAGTTCGTCGGGCAGTCTCACATCCTTGGACCTGGTTCTGCTTTGCGACAAGCCGTGCTCGACGGCCGTCTGGGCTCGGTCGTCCTATGGGCACCGCCTGGTTGTGGCAAGACGACGCTCGCTCACATCATCGGCCATCACGCTGGAGCCTTCGTCGAAGTCCGGAGTGCGGTGACGGCCGGAGTCGCCGACGTTCGTAAGATCGCGGAGGCGGCCAAGGACCGCTTACGGATGCACGGGACGCCGACGCTGTTGCTCCTCGACGAGATCCACCACTTCAACAAATCGCAGCAGGACTCGTTGCTCGGCTATCTCGAAGACGGGACGCTGCTCTTGGTCGGGGCCACGACCGAGAACCCGTTCTTCGCATTGAACCCAGCGCTCCTGTCGCGTGCCCGCGTCCTGCCGCTTCGACCTCTCGAGCCCCAAGACGTGTCGGCCCTTGTCGAACGGGCGCTCACCGAGAAAGAAAGAGGGCTCGGCAATCTGGGGATCACCCTGCACGCCGATGCCTTGGACTTTCTCGTCCGGATGGCGAACGGGGACGGCAGACTCGCTTTGAACGCCCTTGAAGCGGCCAGTCTGTTGACGGCGGTCGAAGGCCCTGAGGCCAGGGACGTCACCGTGCCCGTCCTGGAGCAAGTCCTCCAGCGGCAAGCGGTCCGATACGACCGACAGGGCGACTACCACTACGACACCATCTCGGCCTTCATCAAAAGCGTCCGAGGGTCGGATTCCGACGCCGCACTCCACTATCTGGCTCGGATGATCCAAGCGGGTGAAGACCCACGTTTCATCATGCGCCGCCTACTGGTCCTTGCCAGCGAAGACGTCGGTAACGCCGAACCGCAAGGGCTGGTCGTTGCCGCCGCCGGGCTGCAGGCCGTCAGTATGTTGGGCATGCCCGAGTCGCGGATCACGCTTGCCCAAGTGACGACCTTCCTTTGCGAGGCGCCGAAGTCGAACAGGAGCTATCTCGCAATCGATAAGGCCTTGAAAGACGTCGAAGAGAAGCCCCTTCCTCCGGTTCCGATGCACCTCCGCAACGCTCCGACGAAGGGCATGGAAAAGCTGGGTCACGGACAGGGATACCTCTACCCGCACGACTTCCCGGATGCGTGGGTGAAACAGGCGTACCTCCCGGAAGGCGACCTGGACACTCCTTACTATGAGCCGTCGGACAGAGGTTACGAAGCCCGTATGGACGAGCGCCGGAGGAGGAGGGGCGGTTAG
- a CDS encoding zinc ribbon domain-containing protein, which produces MPDTANFFVSLALIPVMGFAAVWIVSRMVQGDLGVAPGLGGLCVLVALMMIAVLVPEQRMTAPVFLVTVVTMAFFPFAETYLERIGLDSAETDRLDRAHRELAVRPENVPARFDLARALYDRGLSGHAIALAEDALNGLSAHMDPLTNRSQRDLFVNEDIMVKKWRRDLKDPRAFDPVKCPDCGAQNPPGHLACAKCKGPYLLTLARKADRQGRIIGRLLTGWSLTAALLVGCAWIGVSVKWPDNAGFIAALIAAIGGVMTWLFRPRTLRG; this is translated from the coding sequence ATGCCTGACACCGCCAACTTCTTCGTTTCGCTGGCGCTGATCCCCGTCATGGGCTTTGCGGCGGTTTGGATCGTCTCACGGATGGTCCAAGGTGACCTTGGCGTCGCACCCGGACTCGGGGGGCTTTGCGTCTTGGTCGCCCTCATGATGATCGCCGTCCTCGTCCCGGAACAGCGGATGACGGCACCGGTCTTCCTGGTGACCGTCGTGACGATGGCCTTCTTCCCGTTCGCCGAGACCTATCTGGAACGGATCGGACTCGACAGTGCGGAGACGGACAGGCTGGACCGGGCCCACCGAGAGCTCGCCGTCAGGCCAGAGAACGTCCCCGCGCGTTTCGATCTGGCCCGTGCGCTCTACGACCGTGGCCTTTCCGGCCATGCGATCGCCTTGGCCGAAGACGCTCTGAACGGCCTGTCGGCCCACATGGACCCCTTGACGAACCGGTCTCAAAGGGACCTCTTCGTCAACGAGGACATCATGGTGAAGAAGTGGCGCCGCGACCTCAAAGACCCGCGGGCCTTCGATCCTGTCAAGTGTCCGGACTGCGGCGCTCAAAACCCTCCAGGACACCTGGCGTGTGCGAAATGTAAGGGGCCCTACCTTCTGACGCTCGCCCGAAAGGCGGACCGCCAGGGACGGATCATCGGCAGGCTCCTGACCGGATGGTCGCTGACGGCCGCACTGCTCGTCGGGTGCGCATGGATCGGGGTCTCCGTGAAGTGGCCGGACAACGCGGGCTTCATCGCGGCCCTGATCGCGGCGATCGGCGGCGTCATGACTTGGCTGTTCCGTCCACGGACCCTCCGCGGCTAA
- a CDS encoding YebC/PmpR family DNA-binding transcriptional regulator, producing MAGHSKWKNIRLRKGKQDAIRGKLFTKLAREIIVAARMGGGDPDTNARLRLAVEKAKENSVPKDNIERAIAKGSGGGEGTNYEEILYEGVGPGGVAFMVEVYSDNRNRTVGELRHAFTKGGGALGENGSQAWQFKHCGQIVVEKSDTDEETLTMAALDAGAEDVVADEETFTVTTPIANLHACNDALKSAGIPTHDVGLTRMPTNFATPDADDLRRVVRLIEALEDLDDVRETFVNVDIPEEIFADA from the coding sequence ATGGCAGGCCATTCTAAGTGGAAGAACATCCGGCTGCGCAAGGGCAAGCAGGATGCGATCCGAGGCAAGCTCTTTACGAAGCTGGCCCGTGAGATCATCGTCGCAGCCCGAATGGGCGGCGGCGACCCGGACACGAACGCGCGGCTACGGTTGGCCGTCGAAAAGGCGAAAGAGAACTCGGTCCCCAAGGACAACATCGAGCGGGCGATCGCCAAAGGCTCTGGCGGCGGTGAAGGGACCAACTACGAAGAGATCCTCTACGAGGGTGTCGGTCCGGGAGGGGTCGCGTTCATGGTCGAGGTCTACAGCGACAACCGGAACCGGACGGTCGGCGAACTTCGCCACGCGTTCACGAAGGGTGGTGGTGCCCTCGGCGAGAACGGCAGCCAAGCGTGGCAGTTCAAACACTGCGGTCAGATCGTCGTCGAGAAGTCCGACACGGACGAGGAGACTTTGACGATGGCCGCTCTCGACGCCGGTGCCGAGGACGTCGTCGCGGACGAGGAGACGTTCACCGTCACGACGCCGATCGCCAATCTGCACGCCTGTAACGATGCGCTCAAGTCGGCCGGGATCCCGACCCACGACGTGGGACTGACGCGGATGCCGACGAACTTCGCGACCCCGGACGCTGACGATCTTCGCAGAGTGGTCCGGCTCATCGAGGCGCTCGAAGATCTGGACGACGTCCGGGAGACGTTCGTGAACGTCGACATCCCCGAGGAGATCTTCGCCGACGCCTGA
- a CDS encoding rhomboid family intramembrane serine protease, whose product MSATAEPVGRVGTPWVTLILIGLNFVVSLLATLDPNLRLELAFEPGRPSLFTALASLFLHANTLHLLGNMVFLAAVGPRVESVAGRTAYGLIYVIGGAAGVLAHWVVSRAVGGTPLMGASGAIASCAGYCAVRFMSRRVPLAPKLSVTVGTVTLVWVALQAIGAFVKVGEQHSGGPAFWTHLVGFGAGLLLSLLFRAPQQARRQFGHDVLEQMTERGPAALAQAAERHLAEHPDDTKALNDLASAANQMGDREQESGALLRLLDLLPTPSQPNVLERLEACGALGALPAVRRLKLAETHKATRPDVSKRLSYSIDESDPLRPEALLALATLEEGEGRDAVTAELRERFALHPATEIARQKGLLR is encoded by the coding sequence ATGAGCGCGACCGCAGAACCTGTCGGCCGTGTCGGGACGCCTTGGGTGACCCTGATCCTGATCGGGCTCAACTTCGTCGTCTCCCTCCTCGCCACGCTCGATCCGAACCTTCGTCTGGAACTTGCATTCGAGCCCGGCCGGCCCAGCCTCTTCACGGCTTTGGCGAGCCTCTTCCTTCACGCCAACACGCTCCACCTCCTCGGCAACATGGTGTTCCTCGCAGCGGTCGGCCCGAGGGTCGAGTCCGTGGCCGGCCGGACAGCGTACGGCTTGATCTACGTCATCGGCGGTGCAGCAGGCGTGCTGGCCCATTGGGTGGTCTCCCGCGCGGTCGGCGGGACGCCTTTGATGGGCGCCAGCGGGGCGATCGCGTCGTGCGCCGGCTATTGTGCGGTGCGGTTCATGAGCAGGCGGGTGCCTCTCGCCCCCAAACTCAGCGTGACCGTCGGCACCGTCACCCTGGTCTGGGTCGCCCTTCAAGCGATCGGGGCGTTCGTGAAGGTCGGCGAACAGCACAGCGGTGGGCCGGCGTTCTGGACCCATCTTGTCGGATTCGGTGCCGGCCTCCTCCTCAGCCTGCTGTTCAGGGCCCCGCAGCAAGCCCGGCGTCAGTTCGGCCACGACGTCCTGGAGCAAATGACCGAACGGGGCCCGGCCGCCCTCGCCCAGGCGGCCGAACGCCACCTCGCCGAACATCCGGACGATACGAAAGCCTTGAACGACCTGGCCTCGGCCGCCAACCAAATGGGCGACCGTGAGCAAGAGTCGGGCGCCCTTCTCCGGTTGCTCGACCTCTTGCCGACCCCTTCCCAACCGAACGTCCTCGAACGCCTGGAAGCCTGCGGCGCCTTGGGGGCGCTCCCGGCCGTCCGACGTCTCAAACTGGCGGAGACGCACAAAGCGACCCGCCCCGACGTCTCCAAGCGGCTGTCGTACAGCATCGACGAATCGGATCCGCTCCGTCCTGAAGCTCTGCTGGCTCTGGCGACGTTGGAAGAGGGCGAAGGTCGGGACGCGGTGACCGCCGAACTCCGCGAACGGTTCGCTTTGCACCCGGCGACCGAGATCGCGAGGCAAAAGGGGCTGCTCCGATGA